The genomic interval TTGTTACTGTTCCAGACCTTGTGTATACTGTCCAATGTTGCGGATGGCGACAAAGCGAAGGACTTCATCATGGGCAATGAGGATGTACTTAAAAAGCTCATGAACTATATGGTAAATACCCCTTGTACTGTTTTTACATGAATTCATTCAGGCAATAATAAGCCAAATGAAAGATAAATTGTTCATCAATCATGATACAATGTAGgtaaataattgcaaaaaaattaaGTACATTcaaaacctgttggctcgatattccagGGACTGGCCAAAAGACATCGAGCCTTGTAAATAtagagccaagcgggaatgtttacatatattaaaaaaaatatttttgacctTTTACataaagttcgagccaacaaggaaatcgagccaacaGGTACCTTGCGACTGTAATTATTGAGATTTGTGCTAATACAATTGCATTTCAGCATATGGATGATAGAACATGCCATTATGTCCTATAATTTTAGTTACACCTGAATGTGAACCTCCAGATAGCAGCCACCACGTGTATATCGAACCTGGTCTGGAATGAGGAGGAAGGTATAGTACATCCGTTATGGCTCTTTCGACATCATCATACATACATGTTATATATCTGGGGCCATATTACAGAAGCATGTTAAGTTAATATTGAACCTTTTCCATGAgtttaacaatttcttttcaGGTAGAAAGGGTTATGCTTAGTGTAGattctgcaattaaaatatcgatacttaagtttaaaatgaaaactcctttttaaaaaattagttttttgaagaaatataacaattccaaattttacagttaagttaaaatatgataaaaaatcttaagatgcttctgtaatacggacCCAGGGAGACTTCCTCGCAGGGTTTTGTTCAACAAACCATGGAATTTCAATGTTAGCCCAGGGTTTATTTAATGTGTCGATAGAAACGTGGCAGTATCTCATACTTCTTTTTGGAAGGTTTCCCAGGGCATTTTTCTCAGAAAACCAGAGCACTGTATTGAGTATATATGTTGTAAGACAATGGataaattccaggggattttcatccccTGCTAGGAGACAATGGGCGATTTTTATCCCCCACTGGGGGGTGGGGTTATTGCCTaaaaagattgcaaaataggtCAGGTCATGTTCaatatcaattgaaataaataacagaaaACACCAACTGCAAAAACTTACCAATTATATTTTTGCagtgatttattttatgtttaagatatcAGTAAAATACAGTCCCTTCATTCAAATGATAGCAAactaatgtttataaatcagttACCTTacttaattcattatttttcccAGGAGCCTACACCAGGCAGGCTAAGTTAGGAGAGATGGGTATTAAAGCACTGCTTCAGAAGCTCCTTAGTACAACTGACTCTGTCCTCTTTGAAAAGTGAGTATGAATTTCAAATCTCTCAGTTTTGAgatgattattttttgttgatcTTACCTACTTAAGAACTTAAtaccaaattatttatttgtatttatccCATTTGTGAAATCTTGCAATAAGGTGGAAATGTTCACAATTGAGGTGGAAGGTAACCCAGGGATGCTAAATTTCCGCTTTTCAGATTGCTTtttttttggcaacaaaacttcaaaattaaaattgttaccTTTTATCTgattcatacaaaaaatgatttcttttgtGAATAAAATTGATAGGGATACTCCTTCTAGTTGAAGTATGTGATTTTAAGCCATCTAAATCCATTTCATAATATTCTTTCTTTACAAAAATGGTCTTGAAATTATTCCATGAAAAACAATAGTTATACAATGAAcatgctttattttatttttttattttagctagtctgtttttggaaaaaaaatgtcataggCTTGGTGGTGTTGTCTTCAGCAGAGCCGTTgtgtaaacattttaacattggtACACCTGTACACCTGTTGCCAGATATGATACACATTTATTGCAAAGCCCTACAACTCTAGCTTCAATAAATtttgagttgtgccccttgtttgaatgaaaaaaacagatgagcttTGGCGGATGCTCCGTGGCTCTCTTGTATTGTTCTCAGATTTATTCAATGAATGACATGTATGATAATTatcttttgaaaacatttcaggGTGAAGACAGCCTTGCAACAGTTCACATGACAGAGAGTGGTGTACagacttgacctttgaccttgacccaatatcttgacctttgaccttgacccaattaattgacatttgaccttgacccaatttctttaaatattgtaaatctCAAGGGTTTCAAactttcatcttttttttttgtttttgcaaaattttgTATACATTAACTTAATCTAACCTAATAGCAAATAGTtcattgtgattatcataaagataatgtCTTTTTTAAAACCTCAGAACTCTTCAAAATGATAATATGACACACACTCCTGTTTTTAGGGACCTAAGGTGATGGATAAAATTTAGGCCCTGACGTAGATGGtaaaaacttatattttgtgtttaacaGTCTGTGGAAAAAGAGTTTTGGGTTCTTAAATTCCTTTCAAACTTTGTTATGTCATAGGAATATTCATGTagaatttcaaagaaaacctTTGTTTACCATTGAATGTTTAGGAGTGCTGGAATTGTGCTTTATTGAGTACTACATGCATATTTTACAGTGACATTGTATCAAATGTTGATGAATTAATGTGAATGGTATTGTTAGGACTGTTTTGAAGACCATATGTGTGTCTGTATAATTAATATGACAATAAAAGAGATATGTACAAATTGTAAATTTGATgtcatataatttatgtaagaATGAATGTTGTTCAGTATGTTGTTTAGCATAAATACTTACATTTGGAAAAAGTTTTAGGAAGATTTGTTCTAGTGTAAAACTAAAATGTGTTCAAACATTAAAGCTTTGTCTTATTCACAGGTTTCCAGCGCTAttacttttcctactttttcctgCCTTTTCCTATCTTTTTACTACCTTACTCTTCCTGTTTCCTACTTTTCCTACCTTGTTCTACATTTTTTTCTACCATTCACTaccattttctttattttcctgCCTTTTTCTACCCTTTTCATACCATTTTCTACCCGTCCCTACGTTTTCCTAGCGTTTTTTTTAGCTGTTTCCAACTATTCCTGCTATTTTTACTTATCCTACCCTTTTTTAATAAGCCTCCTTCTTTCCTACTTCTTGTTAACACCTCCTGTTAATCATACTTTTTTATGGAAAACTCAATTGTGCTCGCTGAAAACCTGATGAGTCCAAAGCGATGCATATAAGttgatttaaacattgtatttaggGATTGATCGAgtttttttcttgcgtttatgctgtatgaacgcagtagggtacgcgagcaaattccatgaagtgCACTAGCGAccaatacttatatttagattaacaaaaacataatatttgcgATTGAAAATAAGCATTATCTTCTGAATTTaagtatttgttcttaaagaagtGCAACCGACAACATACGTTTGTATAAAGGAATAGCTGTTTTTTGTAACGTCGTATATTATTGGGTCAATGACGTCGCGATTATCCAATCGGAGCGCAATATTGAAGAAACAATTACATCATAACTACTTGCGGGTTATTCAATATGAACGTCAAGTTTTACCTATACAAAAAACACGGCGAAtgtatatataagatatattttctacttttttttgtctaaaaaaaCTTTACTTTCCTTCTTTTCTATGAGtcattaattgaaaaaaagccTATTTACATCTCTCTCCTAATAGCTCCTGATTTTCCTACTTTACTATGGGACACTTCACCTGTTAAGACGTAAATTTATAGCTTATCTTTAGTTTAAATGGTGTTTATTGTCTTATTTATGTACCAGTTGAACATGAACATATGTGAACAAATGTTTTGCTGTAATAAATTTCAGAAGTGAAAACAAGACTTGTTTTGAACCCTTgtggtttaaacaaaatatggtaCAGTTTATCAGAGGATTTCAAAAATAACTTGACAAGGATGTTCACTGTGAAAAATGTGCGCGTCGAACGCAAGATTCAcggtcagtaggtcaaaaggtcaaggtcacactaaagGGTAATTGGAAAACATTCCTTGTATTTTGGCTTGACAATGCTGTGGCATGGTCAAGCATTTCTGATGTTATAACTTTGGCACAAATGTTCAGCGTGAAAAGCTGGTGTGTCAAATGCAAGAGCCATGTCCTACTGGCATCTaaggtccaaggtcaaggtcagactTACGAGTCATCGACCaaaatttcttgttttttgGCTTAGCCATGCGctttggaattaaaaaaaactttgcacATATGTTAACATTGAGTATCAACaacttttttcaatgttttatccTTTCTCTTCAGCGGTAGACTTAACATTGTTGGCGTTTTGCTGACAACGCCAATTGTCCGTTTATCTGGCGCATTCAATAACCTATTCGTGATATTTTCAAATACCTTGAACACGGAGAGACAACATAGCAGAAACTGCAATAACCTGTCCTTGGCTTGTTCCAAATTAGGTGACAATTTAAAGGCTCGTGACTATACAAATGGTTGTGATAAGGAACCTTATATTCTGAAAGCTGACCgaattttttattatatgaaaaagTTTCTGCTTAGACGAGTGATTgtggtttaataataattatgatgatgcTTCCAAACTTACTGAGTGGTTTTCTCGTGTGCTTTTGCggtaataaatatgttcatatcgtttaattaaaaatgtaaaataagagaATTAGTTCTTATTAGCTTTGTGTAGTTGAACGTAAAagcgagggggggggggggggttcgtTTATATAGAAAGCGTATCATCTGACAGAATTTTAGAGTAAAACTCATTAAAGAAAACACTTAAAGGTTATTGCATATAGATCTGATGCTAACTTTTATCAACAAAAGCCATCGGAGCGCAGGGTGCAGTTACAGCTGGCCAGCTATCGGACCTTATGACGTCACTTTGGCACAGTGACGTCAATGCCGCCACGAGCGTTAGAGTGCAGCTGCAGGGTCATACATACACGGGGTCAACTTCGGATAGGGCAACCAGCCCGTGAGTAGCAATGTTCAGTTCTTACGCTTACCTTCCGTACCATACAattcatcctcggcaccccagcgtacgATAAAAACttatataggttatgatacgctggggtgccgaggaggcatacaattgtttatgtaaagtttatttgaaaagaatAGCTTCGAAACGCGACACCTAGGGAAATTAAATATCTGTCAGAGCCACGTCTTTGCGGTATTCTGTCTTGGTCTTAGTGTGTGCATCTCTGTGTGCGCCAATGACAAAAAACTTTTGTTCCTTTGTTTTACGTTAATCTATTCTGACGAATGTCTCGCTGATCAcgtcataataataataattctgaCTAAATCACTTATTAAGTTGAACAATGTTTTTACGGTAGGTTGTTTAGCTACGTTAACGACCAGTACTACTTTTCACGCCCGACCTACGCGGCGTTACTTAGTCTCCTTGACAATTACAATCACGCGGTTGGCTCCGCTGAGCATACATCAGCTCAAGAATCACAGGAAGTGACGTCATTCCTCGATGAAATCTCCAAGACAACTGTTATGCAGAAGGCACATGACTTCCTTAGCCAACACGGTAATGAACTACCTATATATAGAAACGAGTGTTTTAATACCACAATGAACACTATATATTCGTTTGTCTAAAgccttgttatttttttgaagtTGTATACATGACCTTTTGATTGACCAAATATGACCCATAATTGAATTTAAGCTATATGCCTACACAGTatttctgatcaagtttcaagACGATTATTAAAACGACAAGAAGACAATCAACATCAAGAACGATTTTCTCAGATTATTTGAAaagttctgatttttttttcattgttaattcGGAAAAAAGTAATTATACAGTTTTCttaagataaaaataagaaCTGTTCACATTGGATTTACTTTAATCGGCCAATTAAATCGCAGCTTTAAATTTCTTTAGCATGAATCTCGCGATTACAAACTAAACACGAATAAATATGGCTGCCTTAAGTTgaggcggatccgtggtctagtggtaacataCTTGGCTAttaatccaggggtcgcaggttcgattccccgtcgcatcactaaaatactaatcgtgttccgggagggacgttaaatgggggtcccgtgtggcagtgctatacactggtgcacgttaaagaaccatggtagctctaaccagggttacattctgtctgtacaCCAttaaacctaaaatgactaacaatcttaacggagcactcgccgaatgggcaagacccgggtgcgagtataaataagcttacatacaCACACTGAGGCGAAAGgagtccgcccggttagctcagtcggtagagcgttgggctgttaatcggacaaccagggttcgattcccgggcggaccaggtctcttctgttgtgattggttatgaaattctttctacgaccatttgcactgtaccactgcctctggcatgtacagaagttgtcagttccttgcagaagtgaaagcacctagtactggttcaccgcccaggataggtgtgcggtggttgaactgtcactctggaacccttcaatgtgctcacgccgggacccggagtataaactactaacaccaccacccaCTGAGGCGAAACAAATTGACTGTTTCTTCTGCGCGAAATGACATAGCGATCGTACTTTGTTTAACTTGTTGACGCGAAGGTTTTGCTTGTTTATTTGCATACAGTTATAATACAGAGATAAACACATTCTGATCTGAAGGTTATGTGGGACCTACTTGGAGTGATTTCGAAACAACACTTCGACAGATATGGTTCGCTACGTACCCACGTCATGGGGGCACTTACGACAGTTCCGGTTTTGAGCACGTGTTTGTCGGGGAAACGGACAGTAAAGGCGTGGTCGGCTTCCACAACTGGATACAGTTCCATCTACAGGAACAGAAGGGCAACCTGGACTATCTGGGATATATATTCTCTAAGGCGGTTAGTACGGAAacatttcttaaagctgcactctcacagatataccatttttacaactttttta from Mya arenaria isolate MELC-2E11 chromosome 7, ASM2691426v1 carries:
- the LOC128241859 gene encoding uridylate-specific endoribonuclease D-like — translated: MLPNLLSGFLVCFCAIGAQGAVTAGQLSDLMTSLWHSDVNAATSVRVQLQGHTYTGSTSDRATSPLFSYVNDQYYFSRPTYAALLSLLDNYNHAVGSAEHTSAQESQEVTSFLDEISKTTVMQKAHDFLSQHGYVGPTWSDFETTLRQIWFATYPRHGGTYDSSGFEHVFVGETDSKGVVGFHNWIQFHLQEQKGNLDYLGYIFSKAPNTLGVHFMWLHKTKALGSFIYGTSPEFDIAMFTVCYLTHKNQHCNFSVDGHNMEVLTYEMTHGGGGHLGTGYVN